Proteins co-encoded in one Klebsiella michiganensis genomic window:
- the pflA gene encoding pyruvate formate lyase-activating enzyme 1 (activates pyruvate formate-lyase 1 under anaerobic conditions), with protein sequence MSAIGRIHSFESCGTVDGPGIRFITFFQGCLMRCLYCHNRDTWDTHGGKEVTVEDLMKEVVTYRHFMNASGGGVTASGGEAILQAEFVRDWFRACHKEGIHTCLDTNGFVRRYDPVIDELLEVTDLVMLDLKQMNDEIHQNLVGVSNHRTLEFAQYLSKKDIKVWIRYVVVPGWSDDDDSAHRLGEFTRDMGNVEKIELLPYHELGKHKWVAMGEEYKLDGVHPPKKETMERVKGILEQYGHKVMY encoded by the coding sequence ATGTCAGCAATCGGACGAATTCACTCTTTTGAATCCTGTGGTACCGTGGACGGCCCCGGTATCCGTTTTATCACCTTCTTCCAGGGCTGCCTGATGCGCTGCCTGTACTGCCACAACCGCGACACCTGGGACACCCACGGTGGCAAAGAAGTGACGGTGGAAGATCTGATGAAAGAAGTTGTCACCTATCGCCACTTCATGAATGCCTCCGGCGGTGGCGTCACCGCGTCCGGTGGCGAGGCAATCCTGCAGGCCGAGTTTGTACGTGACTGGTTCCGCGCCTGTCATAAGGAAGGGATCCATACCTGCCTGGACACCAACGGCTTTGTTCGCCGCTACGACCCGGTGATTGATGAGCTGCTGGAGGTCACCGACCTGGTGATGCTCGATCTCAAGCAGATGAACGACGAAATCCACCAAAACCTGGTGGGCGTTTCAAATCACCGCACGCTCGAATTTGCTCAATATCTGTCGAAAAAAGACATTAAAGTGTGGATCCGATACGTAGTCGTGCCGGGCTGGTCTGACGATGACGATTCCGCGCATCGCCTGGGTGAGTTCACCCGTGATATGGGCAACGTTGAAAAAATCGAGCTGCTGCCGTATCACGAGCTGGGCAAACACAAGTGGGTGGCGATGGGCGAAGAATACAAGCTGGATGGCGTACATCCGCCGAAGAAAGAAACAATGGAGCGGGTGAAAGGTATTCTGGAGCAGTACGGTCATAAAGTAATGTACTGA
- a CDS encoding MFS transporter — translation MTIYTRPVLLLLCGLLLLTLAMAVLNTLVPLWLAHDNLPTWQVGMVGSAYFTGNLVGTLITGWVIKRHGFNRSYYLASIIFAVGCVGLGLMVGFWSWMVWRFVAGVGCAMIWVVVESALMCSGTSRNRGRLLAAYMTVYYIGMVVGQLMVSKLSTELMSVLPWATALVLAAILPLLFTHIVSDGDEHRDNTPVWPMLRLRQARLGVNGCIMSGIVLGSLYGLMPLYLNHQGVSDSGIGFWMALMISAGIVGQWPMGRLADKYGRLLVLRVQVFVVILGCLAMLSNAAMGPALFVLGAFGFTLYPVAMAWACERIERHQLVAMNQALLLSYTIGSLIGPTVTALLMQNYSDNVLFIMMAAVSFVYLMMLLRKAGHHPGPVAHA, via the coding sequence ATGACCATCTATACCCGTCCCGTATTGCTACTGCTTTGCGGGCTTTTGCTGCTGACTCTGGCGATGGCGGTTTTAAACACGCTCGTCCCGCTTTGGCTGGCTCACGATAATCTTCCTACCTGGCAGGTCGGGATGGTGGGCTCCGCCTACTTTACCGGCAACCTGGTCGGAACATTGATTACCGGATGGGTGATTAAGCGTCACGGGTTTAACCGCAGCTACTATCTTGCCTCTATTATTTTTGCCGTGGGCTGTGTTGGCCTCGGGCTGATGGTCGGTTTCTGGAGCTGGATGGTCTGGCGGTTTGTGGCCGGCGTGGGCTGCGCCATGATTTGGGTTGTGGTTGAAAGCGCGCTGATGTGCAGCGGGACTTCCCGTAACCGCGGCCGCCTGCTGGCGGCTTATATGACCGTTTACTATATCGGGATGGTTGTCGGCCAGCTGATGGTCAGCAAGCTTTCTACTGAACTGATGAGCGTTCTGCCGTGGGCTACCGCGCTGGTGCTGGCCGCTATCCTTCCATTGTTGTTTACCCATATCGTCAGCGACGGCGATGAGCACCGGGATAACACCCCGGTCTGGCCGATGCTGCGTCTGCGCCAGGCTCGGCTGGGCGTGAACGGCTGCATTATGTCAGGCATCGTACTCGGTTCTCTGTATGGTCTGATGCCGTTGTATTTGAATCATCAGGGCGTGAGTGACTCCGGCATTGGCTTCTGGATGGCGCTGATGATCAGTGCGGGCATTGTAGGCCAGTGGCCGATGGGGCGTCTGGCGGACAAATATGGCCGTCTGCTGGTGCTGCGTGTGCAGGTGTTTGTGGTGATTCTCGGCTGCCTGGCAATGCTCAGCAACGCCGCCATGGGGCCTGCGCTATTCGTACTGGGGGCTTTCGGTTTCACTCTCTACCCGGTGGCGATGGCCTGGGCTTGTGAAAGAATTGAGCGCCATCAGCTGGTGGCGATGAATCAGGCGCTGTTGTTGAGCTACACCATCGGCAGCCTGATTGGGCCGACGGTGACTGCGCTGCTCATGCAAAATTACTCTGATAACGTCTTGTTTATCATGATGGCCGCGGTGTCATTTGTTTACCTGATGATGCTGCTGCGTAAGGCGGGCCATCATCCTGGGCCGGTGGCTCACGCTTAA